A stretch of DNA from Phycisphaerae bacterium:
AAACCCCGGCTGGTACACGCAATACACGCCCTATCAGGCGGAGATCGCCCAGGGGCGACTCGAGGCGCTGCTGACTTTCCAAACGATGGTCGCGGACCTGACGGCGCTGCCGATCGCGAACGCCTCGCTGCTGGATGAAGCGACCGCGGCGGCCGAGGCGATGGTCATGTGCCGGGCAATCGGCGACGACGACGGCCGGGACGGCTTCTTCGTCGCACAGGATTGCCATCCCCAGACAATCGCCGTGCTCCAGACGCGGGCTGCGGGCATCGGCGTCAAGTTGCACATCGGCGATCCAGACAACGCCGATTTCGCAAAACACTCGCTGTGTGGCATCTTGCTTCAATATCCGACGACGGACGGATGCATCCGCGATTACGAAGGTGTCTGCAAAAAGGCGCACGATGCCGGGGCGCTCATTGTCGTGGCCACGGATTTGCTGGCGCTGACGCTGATCCGACCGCCGGGCGAGTTCGGCGCGGACATCGCCGTGGGCTCGGCGCAGCGCTTCGGCGTTCCCCTGGGCTTCGGCGGTCCCCACGCGGCGTTCATGTCGTGCAGGGACGAGTTCAAGCGGCACATCCCTGGCCGGCTGGTGGGCGTCTCGAAGGATGCGCATGGTCGATCGGCGTTTCGGCTGGCCATCCAGACGCGCGAGCAGCACATCCGCCGCGAGAAGGCGA
This window harbors:
- a CDS encoding glycine dehydrogenase (aminomethyl-transferring); translation: MLGPSDTFVHRHIGPNPADIEQMSALVGCRNLDALVEETVPAEIRFKGSLQIGPPRGEHELLEELRGLANQNKTFRNLIGMGYHDCIVPPVIQRNILENPGWYTQYTPYQAEIAQGRLEALLTFQTMVADLTALPIANASLLDEATAAAEAMVMCRAIGDDDGRDGFFVAQDCHPQTIAVLQTRAAGIGVKLHIGDPDNADFAKHSLCGILLQYPTTDGCIRDYEGVCKKAHDAGALIVVATDLLALTLIRPPGEFGADIAVGSAQRFGVPLGFGGPHAAFMSCRDEFKRHIPGRLVGVSKDAHGRSAFRLAIQTREQHIRREKATSNICTAQVLLAVVASMFAVYNGPAGILRMAERTHRFAALFAAAVKSFGYEVQTRSFFDTVTVHVP